CCCTTCCAACCACTTGAGCACCACCTCGCCCAGCAGCCCAGGCTCATCCTGCCGCTCGATCGCCAGGCAGACCCAGTCGCCCTCCTGCTTGAATTCGAAGTTCGCGTAGCGCCCCAGCACCTCCATGGCTTTGGTCTTGCTCAGGGGCGGACGCAAAAGGAACCGCGCCGTGTCGGGGAGGGACTGGTAGGCGTGGAAGCGTTCCAGGTCCTCGGCCTCGAAGCGCCGCAAGATGAGGCGTTTGGTGATGATCGGGAGCGCGATATCGGGCATGTCTTCGAGGCTACAGTGCCGGTCCGAAAGGATGTCCAGTTCAGGCCCTGGAGCTTTGTCCAGTCTTGACACGTGGCGCGATCTGGGATTACCTAATGAACATTCGGTAAATAAAGCTGGAGGCAATGACGCATGGTTGAAACAACCCTCTCCGGTGCTTCGCACCACATCCTGACGAACGACTATGCGTCCGAATGGATGGGCATCGAGGTCCTCAAGGTCGACGACGGACACGCCACCATCAGGATGAAGCTCCGCCAGGAAATGCTCAACGGCTTCGGCATGGCACACGGCGGAATGATCTTCGCCTTCGGTGACACCGCCTTCGCGCTGGCCTGCAACCCGGCCAGCCCGACGCCCGAGGAGGCCGCCACCATCACGGTTGCATCCGGCGTCGACATCAATTTCATTAAGCCGGCCTTCGAAGGCCAGGTGATCACCGCCGTCGCCAACCGCCGTGCCACAACGGGACGCAGCGGCCTGTACGACATCCAGCTCTACGCGGCTGACGAGTCCTCCTCCCCCACCATCACCGAACCCGGCGAACTCATTGCAGAGTTCCGTGGCCGCAGCCGCACCATCTCCAAGAAGTAGGAAGCCATGACACAGAACACCGTCGCCGCAACAGCCACCCCGGAGGCAGCCGCTGTTCCCGGACTGGACCGCGAGGAAACCATCTCCCGCGACGAGCTCGAGGCCCTGCAGCTCAGCCGCCTCCAGCACACTGTCGCCTACGCCTACGACCGCGTGCCGCTCTACAAACGCAAGTTCGACGAAGCCGGCGTCCACCCCAGCGATCTGCGCGAACTGGGCGATCTTGGCAAGTTCCCCTTCACCACCAAGGAAGACCTCCGCCTGGAGTACCCGTTCGGCATGTTCGCCGTCCCGCAAGACCAGGTTGCCCGCATCCACGCGAGCTCCGGCACCACCGGCCGACCCACCGTGGTGGGCTACACCAAGAACGACCTCGCCAACTGGGCTACGCTGGTTGCCCGCTCGCTGCGTGCCTCGGGCGTGCGCCCCGGCATGAAGGTCCACAACGCTTACGGCTACGGCCTGTTCACGGGCGGTCTCGGCGCACACGCCGGCGCCGAAGCCCTCGGCTGCACCGTCATTCCCATGTCCGGCGGCCAGACCGAGCGCCAGATCCAGCTCATCCAGGACTTCGAGCCGGATGCCATCCTGGCCACGCCCACGTACTTGCTGACCATCGCCGACGCCATGGCCCAACAGGGCATCGACCCCAAGTCGACGTCGCTCAAGTACGCCGTCCTCGGTGCCGAGCCGTGGACCGAGGAGATGCGCCGCGAGCTCGAAGTCACCATGGACATCAAGGCCTGCGACATCTACGGGCTCTCCGAGGTCATGGGCCCCGGCGTCGCCGGCGAAGCCGTGGAAACCCAGGACGGCTGCCACATCTGGGAAGACCACTTCCGCCCCGAAATCATCGATCCCTTCGACCACACGCGCGTCCTGGGTGACGGCGAACCGGGCGAGCTCGTCTTCACGTCCCTGACCAAGGAAGCGCTGCCGATCATCCGGTACCGCACCAAGGACCTCACGCGCCTGCTCCCCGGCACGGCCCGTCCGGCCCACCGCCGCATGGGACGCATCACCGGCCGCAGCGACGACATGATCATCCTCCGCGGCGTGAACCTGTTCCCGTCCCAGATCGAGGAAATCGCTTTGAGGATCCCGGAGCTCAGCCCGCACTTCCAGCTCGAGCTCACGCGGCCCGAAGGCAAGCGCATGGACTCCCTGACGGTACGGATCGAGCGCCGCGAGAACGTTCCGGTTGAAGCAGGCACGACGGCGGCACACGCCTTGCGCGAGCAGATCAAGATTCACGTCGGGTCATCGTGCGTAGTGGACGTCGTTGAGCCCGGTTCACTTGAACGCTCCAACGGCAAGCTCCGCCGCATCTACGACCTTCGCCCCAAGGCCTAGTCTTCCCGGTGACGCCCCGGGTACTTCACGGGGCGTCTTCGGTTTGACAGGTCCGCCCACTGATCGTGAGAAAATGCCACCATGCCAACTGAGACAACCTCCAAGCGCGGACGGCCCGGTTACGACCAGCAGTCGGTGCTCCGCATCGCCGTCGACGTCTTCAACCGCCACGGGTACGACGCAACGTCCATGGGCATCCTGGCCGAAAACCTCGGAATCTCGAAGTCGGCCATCTACCACCACGTCCCCTCCAAGGGCGACCTCCTGAAGCTTGCCTTGGACCACGCCCTCGGCGGCCTGGAGGCCATCCTGGAGCAACCCGAGGCCATGACCGGCCCCGCCGACGCCCGCTTGGAATTCGTGCTGCGGCAAACCATTGCAGTGCTCGTGGAACGGCTCCCCTTCGTCACGTTGCTCCTGCGCCTGCGCGGGAACACCGACATTGAGCGCGACGCCTTGGAACGCCGTCGTGCCTTTGACCATAAGGTGGCTGCGCTCATCTCGGCTGCGCGCGAGGACGGTTCGCTGCGGCAGGACATCGATCCCCGCACGGTCACAAGGCTCCTGTTCGGCACCATTAACTCGATCGTGGAGTGGTACAAGCCCGGCGGCTCGCTGTCCCCGGAGAAGCTCGCGGATGACGTGATCACCATGGCGTTCGACGGCCTCCACGCCGCCGCCTGACCCTCTATCACCTCCCGCCCCTTTCCCGGCGTCCCTCTATCACCTCCCGCCCCTTTCCCGGCGTCCCTCTATCACCTCCCGCCCCCTTCCCGGCGCCCCTCTATCACCTCCCGCCCCCTTCCCGGCGCCCCTCTATCACCTCCCGCCCCCTTCCCGGCGCCCCTCTATCACCTCCCGCCCCCTTCCCGGCGCCCCTCTATCACCTCCCGCCCCCTTCCCGGCGCCCCTCTATCACCTCCCGCCCCCTTCCCGGCGCCCCTCTATCATTTCCCGACCCGCCCCGGACGCGACAGAAATTCGTAAGGTCTCCGGAGCCGTTGCGAGCGTAGGATTTTCAGCGTAGGAGGTGGCCATCATGCAACTAGCCCTCAACACAGCCACAACTGTCCTGCCCGTCGATGACATGAGCCGCGCGCACGCTTTTTACGCGGAAAAGCTCGGCCTGCCACACCGTGGGAAAACCTGGGACGGAAATGATTTGTTCGGCAACGACGGCGGCGCGATGCTGCAGTTGCTGCCCATCACGGATGGCATGCACTCAAGCCATACCGCACTGAGTTTTGAGGTCCACGACATCGAGCGATTGGTCGCTGAAATGGAAGCCAGGGGCGTTTCATTCCAGGACTATGACGAGCCCGGCCTCAAGACGGAAAACCATATTTGCACTACTGAAGCCGAGAAATGCGCTTGGTTTATGGACACGGAGAACAACATCCTCTGCATCCACGAAACGCTCGGGCAGCAGGCCGAATACCAGCTATAAAGATTAACGACGAAACGCTCTCCTTGTTGGGAGAGCGTTTCGTCGTTCGCGGTGGGAAGTGATAGAGCAACCCCTCAAACCCGGTGGGAAGTGATAGAGCAACCCCTCAAACCCGGCGGGAAGTGATAGAGCAACCCCTCAAACCCGGCGGGAAGCGATAGAGGAACCCCTCAAACCCGGCGGGAAGTGATAGAGGGTTACTTCTCCACGAGGGTGAGGACGTCGTAGGTGGCTACGATGTCGTCGTTCTGGTTGGTCAGGACTGCATCCCAGGCAACCTCGCCGTACTCGTCCGTTTCACGCGGCGTGATCTTCTTGGCGGTCAGGGTCACCCGGATGGAGTCACCCGCGGCCACCGGTGTGATGAAGCGCAGGTTCTCCAGGCCGTAGTTGGCCAGGACGGGACCCGGAGCCGGCTCCACGAACAGACCCGCAGCCCAGCTCAGGAGCAGGTAGCCGTGGGCCACGATGCCCGGGAAGAAGGGGTTGGCCTCGGCGGCTTCCTGGTTGGTGTGCGCGTAGAAGGTATCGCCGGTGGAGTTTGCGAAGGCCGCGATGTCCTCCAGCGTGACCTCGCGGAGCTCGGAACGAACAGCATCGCCGATCCGCAGGGTGGACAAGTGCTTGCGGAAGGGGTGCTCACCCTCGGTTTCGATGGTGAAGTTCCGGTCGGCTCCGGTGTGCCACTGGCCGGTGACGGCGGTGAGCATGTTCGGCGAACCCTGGATGGCCGTGCGCTGCATGTGGTGCAGCACGGAGCGGATGCCGCCCAGTTCTTCGCCGCCGCCTGCGCGGCCTGGACCGCCGTGGACAAGGTGCGGAACGGGGGAACCGTGGCCGGTGGACGAGCGTGCGTCTTCGCGGTTGAGCATGTGGACACGGCCGTGGTGGGCTGCGATGCCGGTAACCAGTTCGCGGGCCACTGCGGGATCGTTGGTGCACACGGAGGCCACCAGCGAGCCGGAACCGCGGGCAGCGAGGCGCACGGCGTCGGCGAGGTCGGTGTAGCCAAGCACTGAGGAGACGGGTCCGAAGGCTTCGAGGGAGTGGACTTCTTCGGCTTCCGCGTCAGCCCAGCTGAGGAGCACCGGAGCCATGAAGGCGCCGTCCTCCACTACGCCGACGGTGCCGCCGACGGAGGTGACCGACGGCGAGTCGAGGCTTCCGTACGCAAGCTCACCGCCGGCGTCGAGCATTGACTGGACGGCCGCGCGAACATCGGCGAGCTGCTCCAGCGAGGCGAGGGCGCCCATGGTGACGCCTTCGGCGCGCGGGTCACCGACCACAACGCGTTCGTTGATGCGGGCGCCGATGGCTGCGGCGACCTCGGAGGTCAACTCCTTGGGGACGAGCACGCGGCGGATGGCGGTGCACTTCTGGCCCGCCTTGACGGTCATCTCGGTGACGACGGCCTTGACGAAAGCGTCGAACTCGGGGGTGCCGGGGAGGGCGTCGGGGCCGAGGATGGCCGCGTTCAGCGAGTCCGTCTCCGAGGTGAAGCGGACGCCGCCCTGCACCACGTTAGGGTGCGATTTCAGCGACTTGGCCGTTGCGGCGGAACCGGTGAAAGACACGAGGTCGCGGTAATCGAGTTCGTCCAGGAGCGTGCGGGCAGAACCGGAGATCAGCTGGAGCGAACCTGCGGGAAGGATGCCGGATTCGACGAGGGCCTTGACGGCAGCCGCGGCGACATAGCCCGTGGGCGTTGCCGGCTTGACGATGGTTGGCACGCCGGCGAGGAAGGACGGCGCGAACTTCTCCAGCATCCCCCAGACCGGGAAGTTGAAAGCGTTGATCTGGACGGCTACGCCGGGAATGCGGGTATAGATGTGCTCGCCGGCGAACGAACCGTCCTTGGACAGGACCTCCATGGGACCGTCCACGATCACCTGCGAGTTGGGCAGTTCACGCCGGCCCTTGGAACCGAATGTGAAGAGCACGCCGATGCCGCCGTCGATGTCGATCATGTTGTCGATCTTGGTGGCGCCGGACTGCGAGGACTGGGCGTAGAGCTCTTCGCGGCGGCCGTTCAGGTACTGGGCCAGCTCCTTGAGCTTGAGGGCGCGCTGGTGGAACGTCAGTTTGCCGAGTTCCGCCTGGCCCGTGGTGCGTCCGTAGTTCACGACGGCGGCAAGGTCCAGGCCGTCGGTGCTCACGTTGGCCAGGACTTCGCCGGTGCTGGCATCACGCACGGGCACGGTCTTGGCTTCGGGCGCCGGGGTCCACCACGCGTCCTGAACGTAGCTGGGGACGGTGGCAACGTCTGTGGTTTCCGGGGCGACTGCTGTAGTGGTCATCGTCGACGGGTCCTTCCGAGGCACATGAAAGCGGCACGGTCGAATGTCGGATGGACCAACATTACTGACCGGCCGTTCGGTAATATATACAGACTACATGAATGCCCCGGAGAGTACAGCGGGAATTTGCGCGCATTGTGATAGAGGGTTGCCCGAAACACGGCGGGATGTGAGAGAAGGACGCTCAGAACCCGGCGGGATGTGAGAGAGGGACGCTCAGAACCCGGCGGGATGTGAGAGAAGGATCAGCTCCGGCTGCCCAGCTTCCGTGCCAACAGCAGTGGCTTCTTCAGGAACTCCCCCACGCTGGTCCGGGTAATGATCGTCTGGTTCAGGGCATCCAGCCGCCCCAGGACCTGGTCCAGCTTGGCAACGGTCTCATCGAGCCGCCGCTCCTGTGCCCGGATGAGTTCCTCCTGTTCGGCCAGCACGCGGGACAAATAGAGCACCGTCCCCATGCCGCCCTGGGCAACCTCGTTCCGCAGATGATCGTCACGGACCAGGGCATCGTAACGGGCATGCTCCGCCGCCTTGGCAAAAATGCTGTTGCCGTCATGCCCATCCGATTCCGGCCGCTGCGACCAAAACGCCAGCGGTTCCCCATCGATGAACCCCACGCGGGAATGGCTCAGCACGCGCAAGTGGAATTCCCAGTCCCCCACCACGGGAAGATCCTCGTTGTAATACCCCACCGCGTCATGGAGACTCCTGCGGTACAGGAAGGAAATGGGTACCGCGCGGTTGATCCGGAGCATGTCCGCAAGGGTGATCTGACGCAGGTCGGCCCAGAAGATCTCACGCCGGACGGGCTCGATCCTGCCGTCTGCAACCTCCTCGATGACAATTTCCGTCCGCACCATGACTCCCGCGTCCGAGGCATGCGCCGGGTCATCCAAAAACTTCACGGTTCGCTCCAGGAAAGTGGGCGCCCAAAAATCATCGTCATCATGGATCACCACAAACTCGCCGGTGCCGGCCTTGATTCCCGCATTCGACGCCGCTTCCATCCCCACAGACTCAGCATGGTGAAGCGTGGTGATACGCGCCTGCTCAGCTTGTGAGCGCTGCGAGGTGAGATGTTCGACGGCGGCCGGGTCGCCGCCGTCGTTGACGATGACCAACTCGAAATCCTGGAAAGTCTGGGCAAAGATGTCGTCCAACGCGCGGGCCAGGAAGACCGGCCTGTTCTTGGTACGGGTCACGATGGTGATGCGGGCGGTCATGGCTCGTCCATTCAGTTGGGGATGTTGATCAATCCTGCATGCTAGCAGCGCGCTGGGGCCAGGAATGGAGCTTCGCAACAAGGGCCGAAATTTCCTGCTCCGTTACGCCGTGCCCCGCAAGGTATGCGCGCGCGTCCAGCTCGTCCAGGAACCGGCGCAGGGCATCCCTCCGCCGCTCCAACAGCTCTTCCAAATCCCGGTCCGGAAGGTAGGGATCATGGGCATGCGGCGCACCGTGGGTCCGGTGGCGTTCATTGATACCGCGGGCCGCAAGCTCGTAGCCGCGCAGGATCTCTCCGTCCTCAATGCCGGCCAGCCGCTGCAATATCAGTGCGATCATGCCGCTCCGGTCCCGCCCTGCCGAGCAATGCACCACCACCTTGCCCGGAGACGCAGCGATCGCTTTGAACACGCGGGCAATCTTGTCCCCGAACATTGCCAGGTACTCCGCGTACTGTCCGGGCTCATTGAGGTAGGGGCCAAAGGTGGTGCCGAAGTCGCTGTGGTCCGGGTCTTCCGTAGGGCAATGTACGACGGCGATCCGCGCCTTCGCGTCGTCCGGAACCTGGGGATCGGTGTCGCGTTGCCGCCGCTCGCGGGAGGCGCGGAGGTCGATCACGGTGCGGACGCCGTCGTCGTACATTTGGCGCCAGCCGGCCTCCGTTACCCACTCGTGGCGCCCCATCCGGTACACGTCCCCGGCAATGCGCCAAGCATTGACCGCACCGTCCCAATCGACGGCCTGTAAGCGGCCTGCCGCGGCGTTCCCATCCATGGAAGCCATGCTAGCCGTGCCGAAGGGTGAGATCTCGCGGCTTTGGCGCGTGTTTAGGCCTGAGAGCTAACCCCTCGGGGCCAGGTGCATGGAGAGCCGGTACTCCAGGCCGTTCCTGACCGCCGGCCATTCGTGTTCGAGGATGGAGAACACCACTGTGTCGCGAAGGGCGCCGTCCTTGCTGCGGGAGTGGCTCCGCAAAACGCCGTCCTGCCTGGCCCCAAGGCGCGCGATCGCCTCACGGGACTGGTGGTTCAGCCAGTGCGTGCGGAACTCGACCGCGGGGCATCCCAACGTTTCAAAAGCGTGCCGGAGCAACAGGAGCTTGGAATCAGGGTTGGTGCCCGTTCCGTGGGCTGAGGCCGCGTTCCAGGTGGACCCGATCTCGACGCGCGGAGTGTCGGCGTCAATGTTCATGTACGTCGTCATGCCGATGAGCTTGCCGGTACTGTTCAGCCGCGTCGCGAACGGCAGCATGGAACCCGCTGCCTGGAGGGCAAGGCGCCGATCGATGTCGGCGGCCATGCCCTCCGGCGTTGGCACGGACGTGTACCAGAGCTTCCAGAGTTCGCCGTCGCGGGCGGCCTCCACCAGACCGTCGTGATGGGAGGCGTCGAGGGGCTCGAGGGTTACAAAGTGGCCTCTAAGGGTGATCGGTTCAATCGCAGTCACTCGGTCAGCCTAACGGACCCAACCAGGTCGCAGTTGCGCGCGTTTAGAGCGCTCTAAACGCGCGCAACTGCGACTCAGTTGGGTGGGCCCGGGCTAGTCCGTCCAGTCGAAGAAGCCCTTGCCGCTCTTGCGCCCCAACTCCCCACGCGCCACCTTGTCCCGAAGGATCTGCGGCGGTGCAAAACGGTCACCGAGGGTGGAGTGCAGGTACTCGGCGATCCCCAACCTGACGTCCAGGCCAACAATGTCCGTGGTCTTCAGCGGGCCTGTGGGGTGCTTGTAGCCAAGCACCATGGCGGCGTCGATGTCCTCCGCGGACGCCACGCCTTCTTCGACCATCCGCATCGCTTCGAGTGCGATTGCCACGCCCAGCCGCGAGGACGCGAACCCGGGGGCGTCATTGACGACGACGGCGGTCTTGCCAAGTGCCTCGGTCCAGCTTTTCGCCGCGGCAGCAAGCTCGGGCGAGGTTTCCTTGCCGAGGACCACTTCGATGAGGGTGGACGCCGGCACGGGGTTGAAGAAGTGCAGGCCCACGAAATTGGCGGGACGGCGGAGTTCCTGGCCCAGTCCGGTCACGGAGAGGGAGGACGTGTTGGAGGCCAGGAAGGCATCCGCGGACAGGTGCTCCTCAACGGACCGCAGCGCCGTGACTTTGAGGTTGTAGTCCTCGGGAACGGCCTCCACCACCAAACCACAGTGAATGAAGGACTCGTAGTCCGTGGAAGTGCTGAACCGGGCGAGGACCTCTTCCGGCGAGTCCGTGAGGGTGCCCCGGGCAGCGGACTTCGCTACGGCCTCGGCCACGCGGTTGTGCGCACCGGCAGCGGCCTCGTGGTCACGTTCCACCACGACGACGGTGGCACCCTTGATGAGGAAGGCATGGGCAATACCTGCGCCCATGCGGCCACCGCCCAGGACTCCGACGACGTTCGGGATGGCGGGTGTTGTTGTCATTTCCGGTTCCTGTCCTGAGAGGTGGCGTCGTTGGCCTTGGCGGACTTCTTATCCAGGAAGGCCTGCATCCGATCGAACTTGGCCTGGGATTCGAACAGGATCCCTTGGGCCAGGGTGTCGATCAGGGGGTGTGCTTCGGCCGGTGCGTGGAAGACCGACTTGGTGATCCGCACAGCCAGGGGGTCTTGCCGGCCGATGCGGTCCGCCAGTTTGTGGGCTGCGTCCATGAGCTCCGGGGCCTCGTGGATCTCGGTGATGAGGTTGATCCGCAATGCCTCTTCGGCGCGGAGCACCGTACCGGCCAGGAGGATCTCCTTCGCCTTCGGTTCGCCCACCAATTCCTTCAACCGCCAGGTGGCACCTGCCGCGGCGAGGATGCCAAGACCCGTTTCCGGGTTGCCGATGCGCACGCTCGGAGTGCCGATGCGGAAGTCGGCGGCATAAGCCAGCTCGGCTCCCCCACCCAGGCAATAGCCGTCAAGCGCGGCGATGACGGGCATGGGCAGCTTGGCGATCCGGGCGAAAATGGTGGAGTTGATCCCTTGAAGGGCATCGTCCCGGCGCCGCTCGCGCAGTTGGCCAATGTCCGCGCCGGAGGCAAAGACTCCGTCGGTTCCGGCGATGATCAGGATCTTGGGATTCTTTTCCAGCTCGGCGCAGACCGCGTGAAGCTCATCCACCATCTTCTGGTCGATCGCGTTGCGGACTTCCGGGCGGTTCAGCAGGACGGTGAGCCGGTCCTCGCGTTCCTCGAGCAGAAGGGTGCTGAAGTCTTCCTTGTTGAGGGCCATTACACGCCTTCCAGCAACATTGCCGTACCTTGGCCGACGCCGATGCACATCGTGGCCAGGCCAAGCTTCGGGCCGGTCTGGGAGGCGAGCTCGCGCTCCATGCGGCCCAGCAAAGTAATGGCAATACGCGAGCCGCTGGAACCGAGCGGGTGGCCCAAACTGATGGCACCGCCGTCGTTATTGACGATGTCCGGATCCAGGCCGAGGCGGCGCATGCTCGCCAGCGACTGCGTGGCGAAGGCCTCGTTGAGCTCCACTGCGCCGAGCTGCTCCACGGAAAGGCCGGTGCGGGCGAGGACTTTCTGCGTGGCGGGTACGGGACCGATGCCCATGATCTCCGGTTCGCAGCCGGCGGAGGCACCGTCAATAATGCGGGCACGCGGCGTTAGGCCGAACTTCTTGATGGCGGCCTCGGAGGCAACGATGATGGCCGAGGCGCCGTCGTTGAGGGTGGAGGAGTTGCCTGCGGTCACGATCGAACCGCCCGGGACCACGGGGCGCAGCCCGGCCAGGACGTCCATGGTGGTGCCTTCGCGGGGGCCTTCGTCGGTGTCGACGACGGTCTCGGACTTGCGCGTCTTGACCGTCACCGGGACGATCTCCTCCTTGAAACGGCCGCCGGCAATAGCAGCCAGCGCACGCTCGTGGGAGCGGACGGCGAAAGCGTCGGCGTCCTCACGCGAGATGTTGTCCACGCGCCCGACTTCTTCCGCGGTCTCCGGCATGGAGTACGTCATCTTGCCGTCGCGGGAGAGATCACCCTTGGTGAAGCGCCGGTTGGCGAAGCGCCAGCCGATGGAGGTATCGAAAATCTGGCCCGGCTTGGCGAAGGCCGTCGCGGGCTTTTCCTGGACCCAGGGGGCGCGGCTCATGGATTCAACGCCACCGGCAACCACGATGTCCGCAGCCCCCGACTTGATCATCTGGCTGGCCATGATGATCGCGCTGAGGCCTGAAGCGCAGAGCCGGTTGACCGTAATGCCCGGGATGTGGAGGGGAAGTCCGGCAAGGATGGTGGCCATGCGGGCCACGTTGCGGTTTTCCTCTCCCGCGCCGTTGGCGTTGCCGAGGATTACCTCGTCAATGGAGTCGGGGTCGACGCCGGCGCGTTCCACTGCTTCCCGGACCACCAGGGCGGCGAGGTCGTCGGGCCGGACAGAGGAAAGTGCCCCACCATAGCGTCCGACCGGCGTCCGTGCGCCACCAACAAGAAAAGCCTCGACCATGAGAACATCCTTCGCGAAGTGAAAGGGGCCGGCACGGAATAATATACCGACCGTTCGTTCTATAAAGATTACACGGCCGGCGCGGCCGGTCAACAGATGACGGTCCTCACACCTCCTTAAATCACACGGATTCCAAGGTGACTGGCGAGCAAAGGAGCCATCAAGTTCAGCTGGTAGTCATCGATGACCGCCCCGGTCAGGCCGGCCAACCCGTTGATCCCGCGGAACTCCGAAGTGCGAAGGTCAACATCCTTGAACCTGGCCCCGGTGACGTCCAATGTTCCGATGGTGCAGTTCTTCAAGGCCACCCGGGTTCCCGTGACCCCGCCCAGGTCCAGCTCATTGATGATGCAGTCGGAGATCTGGACGTCCACCAGCTTGGAGCCGCGCAGGTTCACGAAGTCCAGCTTGCCGCCGTCGATTCGGACGGAGCGCCAACTTCCCTCATAAAGTTCGGCCGAGCCCCACCTGGGATTGGTGATCTCCACGTCCTGCCATGATGTCCTCGCAGCCGGGAAAACCGGGGCGAACGGCTCGGCTAAGATGCAGTCGCGGAAAGTTGCTCCCCGCAGCTGGGCTTCATTGAAGGAGACACCGTTGAATTCACATTCGATGAAGTCCGCTCCGCTCAGCTCTTCCCCGTCCGCGGAGGCCCGGGTGAACCGGATCCCGTCATACCGTTCGCCACGCTGGAAGTCCGGGGCGTCGTCGTCGCGCAGTTCATCCAACCGCACCGGAGGGACCTTGGGTGCAGCAACCTTGCCGGCCGCCATCAGAGCGACTCCGCCTTGGCAGCGATCTCGGCAAGGTCCTTGCCCAACGCCTTGCGCGTGAAGCTCATGCCGAGCTTGCCGAAGAGGGCCATGCCCACCTTGCTCAAGAAAGTCGGCTTCAGGACCTCTGCCCCGAAGGTCACCGTAAGGTCCGTTCCGGCGTCGCGCCCGGCAAGGTTGAAGCGCGTGGTGTAGGCGGCACCGCCCTGGTGTGCCTTGACCGTTGTGCTCCGCGGAGGATCGGCTTCCGCGACCCACATTTCCACGGTTTCCTGCTTGCCCAACATGGTGCGGGTCTCTTTCCAGCGGGTTCCTTCGCCGTACGGGCCCTCGCTGAGCATCTGGACGGAATCGATGCCGGACAGCGTGGCGGCAGAACCGGGAATGTCAGAGACGACCGCCCAAACCTTCTCCGGGCTCGCATTGATGTGCTGGGTCAGCGTGGTGGTGTGTTCCATACATCGAGCCTAGACCCGGGCACTGACACTCCCAACTGACTGGCAATAGGGGTTGTTCTGAGGCTCCAGAGCAACCCCTATTGCCAGTCAGTTGGGCTTCCGTGCGCGAAGGCTGTGGATAACGTCCCGCGCTGACGGAAGGTTTGCCAGCATGAGGAGATGCGACTCCCCCAACCACTGCCGGAAGCCCTGTCGTCAGTTCCGTTCACATGGCAGGAAGCGCTCGACGCCGGCGTCTCGCGTCAGCGCTGGAGGCACCGCGCGCTTGGGGCACCAAGCAGGGGCATTCGGGCCCCTCCGAACGGTGAAGTCGGGCTGCCGAAGATCGTTCGGCCTTTCACGGTGATCACTCCCTTTTCGGCGGCCTCGCACGCCACGGCATTTGTCTTGTGGGCGTTTCCGGGCTTCCTGCCCGGCAGCCATGAAACCACCATCCACATCTCACGCCCGGACACCATGGCCATCCCGCGGCGCAAGGGAGTCAAAGGGCATGTGGGCCAGTTCTTCGACGATGAAATCACCAACCTCAATGGCTTGCTCATCACCACCCGTCCCCGCACATGGCTCGACTGCGCCCGACGGATGACCATCGATGAAATCACAGTCGTGGCCGATCATCTGCTCAGGAGGCCGAGGCCGGCCTTCGAGGACCGAAGCGAACCGTACTGCACACGTGAGGAGCTGGAAGAGATGCTTGACCGGCACAAGGGAACACCCGGAATCCGCAAGGCGCGCCTGGCTTTGGAACAGGCCAGGGTTGGCGCCGATTCAGCGCCCGAGACGCGACTCCGGCTGGCACTTGAGCGGGCCGGGCTGCCCGAACCGGAACTCAACCATCCCACGGAACTGGGTTTCGGCGT
The Paenarthrobacter ureafaciens genome window above contains:
- a CDS encoding hotdog fold thioesterase codes for the protein MVETTLSGASHHILTNDYASEWMGIEVLKVDDGHATIRMKLRQEMLNGFGMAHGGMIFAFGDTAFALACNPASPTPEEAATITVASGVDINFIKPAFEGQVITAVANRRATTGRSGLYDIQLYAADESSSPTITEPGELIAEFRGRSRTISKK
- the paaK gene encoding phenylacetate--CoA ligase PaaK, producing MTQNTVAATATPEAAAVPGLDREETISRDELEALQLSRLQHTVAYAYDRVPLYKRKFDEAGVHPSDLRELGDLGKFPFTTKEDLRLEYPFGMFAVPQDQVARIHASSGTTGRPTVVGYTKNDLANWATLVARSLRASGVRPGMKVHNAYGYGLFTGGLGAHAGAEALGCTVIPMSGGQTERQIQLIQDFEPDAILATPTYLLTIADAMAQQGIDPKSTSLKYAVLGAEPWTEEMRRELEVTMDIKACDIYGLSEVMGPGVAGEAVETQDGCHIWEDHFRPEIIDPFDHTRVLGDGEPGELVFTSLTKEALPIIRYRTKDLTRLLPGTARPAHRRMGRITGRSDDMIILRGVNLFPSQIEEIALRIPELSPHFQLELTRPEGKRMDSLTVRIERRENVPVEAGTTAAHALREQIKIHVGSSCVVDVVEPGSLERSNGKLRRIYDLRPKA
- a CDS encoding TetR/AcrR family transcriptional regulator, producing MPTETTSKRGRPGYDQQSVLRIAVDVFNRHGYDATSMGILAENLGISKSAIYHHVPSKGDLLKLALDHALGGLEAILEQPEAMTGPADARLEFVLRQTIAVLVERLPFVTLLLRLRGNTDIERDALERRRAFDHKVAALISAAREDGSLRQDIDPRTVTRLLFGTINSIVEWYKPGGSLSPEKLADDVITMAFDGLHAAA
- a CDS encoding VOC family protein; the encoded protein is MQLALNTATTVLPVDDMSRAHAFYAEKLGLPHRGKTWDGNDLFGNDGGAMLQLLPITDGMHSSHTALSFEVHDIERLVAEMEARGVSFQDYDEPGLKTENHICTTEAEKCAWFMDTENNILCIHETLGQQAEYQL
- the paaZ gene encoding phenylacetic acid degradation bifunctional protein PaaZ — protein: MTTTAVAPETTDVATVPSYVQDAWWTPAPEAKTVPVRDASTGEVLANVSTDGLDLAAVVNYGRTTGQAELGKLTFHQRALKLKELAQYLNGRREELYAQSSQSGATKIDNMIDIDGGIGVLFTFGSKGRRELPNSQVIVDGPMEVLSKDGSFAGEHIYTRIPGVAVQINAFNFPVWGMLEKFAPSFLAGVPTIVKPATPTGYVAAAAVKALVESGILPAGSLQLISGSARTLLDELDYRDLVSFTGSAATAKSLKSHPNVVQGGVRFTSETDSLNAAILGPDALPGTPEFDAFVKAVVTEMTVKAGQKCTAIRRVLVPKELTSEVAAAIGARINERVVVGDPRAEGVTMGALASLEQLADVRAAVQSMLDAGGELAYGSLDSPSVTSVGGTVGVVEDGAFMAPVLLSWADAEAEEVHSLEAFGPVSSVLGYTDLADAVRLAARGSGSLVASVCTNDPAVARELVTGIAAHHGRVHMLNREDARSSTGHGSPVPHLVHGGPGRAGGGEELGGIRSVLHHMQRTAIQGSPNMLTAVTGQWHTGADRNFTIETEGEHPFRKHLSTLRIGDAVRSELREVTLEDIAAFANSTGDTFYAHTNQEAAEANPFFPGIVAHGYLLLSWAAGLFVEPAPGPVLANYGLENLRFITPVAAGDSIRVTLTAKKITPRETDEYGEVAWDAVLTNQNDDIVATYDVLTLVEK
- a CDS encoding glycosyltransferase family 2 protein, which gives rise to MTARITIVTRTKNRPVFLARALDDIFAQTFQDFELVIVNDGGDPAAVEHLTSQRSQAEQARITTLHHAESVGMEAASNAGIKAGTGEFVVIHDDDDFWAPTFLERTVKFLDDPAHASDAGVMVRTEIVIEEVADGRIEPVRREIFWADLRQITLADMLRINRAVPISFLYRRSLHDAVGYYNEDLPVVGDWEFHLRVLSHSRVGFIDGEPLAFWSQRPESDGHDGNSIFAKAAEHARYDALVRDDHLRNEVAQGGMGTVLYLSRVLAEQEELIRAQERRLDETVAKLDQVLGRLDALNQTIITRTSVGEFLKKPLLLARKLGSRS